The following are encoded in a window of Mycoplasmopsis verecunda genomic DNA:
- a CDS encoding variable surface lipoprotein, translated as MKKFKTLLITLSGVSAAILPVVAASCGGGGTETKNPEKPGDGTNSTPVVNPTPVTPGNGDGTNPTSVVTPTPVTPGNGDGTNPTPVVTPTPVTPGNSDQGKTPPKQDPGTGGDDKKEVAKPALDIPAQDSSATSEVQAVNELGRKLMESKFEVTLNADETAKFLKKVEAVSTKYPTPQINYDYMSYKLTTGTGKASGDNVIGQEIPTLKDNKAQLANAKNPLYTNNKNKTNPSGFLTVELFKDKGYAIVTYKLAKYEGKDKPYTVSSLEFKLYVNFVKPVENKKENDDTKPGATPTVEDAVVKKLDQEGAKFVAEKVSVTLNAEDSAKLLESIKSEETKNKVGYDYKSYKLTTKVDGRNTSNYNIGDEIAFFKDNNVQMVNATTPHRVNSEGQTRYQTMVDAILSDDESKVTATFKFGSGNGAKDDWKVSSNSYQLEIKLTKATA; from the coding sequence ATGAAAAAATTTAAAACACTTTTAATTACATTATCAGGAGTATCAGCTGCTATTTTACCAGTCGTTGCTGCATCATGTGGTGGAGGAGGTACAGAAACTAAAAATCCTGAAAAACCAGGTGATGGAACAAATTCAACTCCAGTAGTAAACCCTACACCAGTAACACCAGGAAATGGTGACGGAACAAATCCAACTTCAGTGGTAACCCCTACACCAGTAACACCAGGCAATGGTGACGGAACAAATCCAACTCCAGTGGTAACCCCTACACCAGTAACACCAGGAAATAGTGATCAAGGAAAAACACCACCTAAGCAAGATCCGGGAACAGGTGGTGATGATAAAAAAGAAGTTGCTAAACCAGCATTAGATATCCCTGCACAAGATTCTTCTGCCACTAGCGAAGTACAAGCAGTAAATGAATTAGGTAGAAAATTAATGGAATCTAAATTTGAAGTAACTTTAAATGCTGATGAGACAGCTAAATTCCTTAAGAAAGTGGAAGCAGTAAGCACCAAATATCCTACTCCACAAATTAATTATGATTACATGTCATATAAACTTACAACTGGAACAGGTAAAGCTTCTGGAGATAATGTTATAGGACAAGAAATTCCTACATTAAAAGATAATAAAGCACAGTTAGCTAATGCTAAAAACCCATTATATACTAATAATAAAAATAAAACTAATCCAAGTGGTTTTCTAACTGTTGAATTATTCAAAGATAAAGGTTATGCAATTGTAACATATAAATTAGCTAAGTATGAAGGAAAAGACAAACCATATACTGTATCATCATTAGAATTTAAATTATATGTAAACTTTGTTAAACCGGTAGAAAACAAAAAAGAAAATGATGATACGAAACCTGGAGCCACACCTACAGTAGAAGATGCAGTAGTTAAAAAATTAGATCAAGAAGGAGCTAAATTTGTAGCTGAAAAAGTTTCAGTAACATTAAATGCTGAAGATTCAGCTAAATTATTAGAATCAATCAAATCTGAAGAAACTAAAAATAAAGTTGGATACGATTATAAATCATATAAATTAACAACAAAAGTTGATGGAAGAAATACAAGTAATTATAATATTGGTGATGAAATCGCATTTTTCAAAGACAATAATGTCCAAATGGTTAATGCTACAACACCACACAGAGTAAATTCTGAAGGACAAACAAGATATCAAACAATGGTAGATGCTATATTATCAGATGATGAATCAAAAGTTACAGCAACATTTAAATTCGGATCTGGAAATGGTGCTAAAGATGATTGAAAAGTTTCATCTAATTCATACCAATTAGAAATTAAGCTAACTAAAGCAACCGCTTAA
- a CDS encoding MHJ_0274 family protein has protein sequence MDLTLGIWILFAVILFFFIVWISYQYIKDKRNKRKLRVQMVEFNKNATVYAYELCVKMNELFALNNKTLSEFVPSIGKYSMGEINKHTRNIMLAIYKSPEYVEFIRNSAAEDNETLRLFVAIDENFKALRDLNANLWDKKASIFTGFFNKNIDNLRNRVEKYNQTEIDSLLRDENIIREQMQEVYYNEFEKHEQTQQIDSN, from the coding sequence ATGGATTTAACATTAGGAATTTGAATACTATTTGCTGTTATTTTATTCTTTTTCATTGTATGAATTTCATATCAGTACATTAAAGATAAAAGAAATAAAAGAAAGCTAAGAGTGCAAATGGTTGAATTTAATAAGAATGCAACAGTATATGCTTATGAATTATGTGTAAAAATGAATGAGCTTTTTGCACTGAATAATAAAACATTATCAGAATTTGTTCCAAGTATTGGAAAATATTCAATGGGTGAGATTAATAAACATACTAGAAATATTATGTTAGCTATATATAAATCACCAGAATATGTTGAATTTATTCGTAATTCAGCAGCCGAAGATAATGAAACTTTAAGACTTTTTGTTGCAATTGATGAAAATTTTAAAGCATTAAGAGATTTAAATGCAAACTTATGAGATAAAAAAGCATCGATTTTTACTGGCTTTTTCAATAAAAACATTGATAATTTAAGAAATAGAGTTGAAAAATATAATCAGACTGAAATTGATTCATTATTAAGAGATGAGAATATAATAAGAGAGCAAATGCAGGAGGTATATTATAATGAGTTTGAAAAACATGAACAAACCCAACAAATTGACTCTAATTAG
- a CDS encoding diadenylate cyclase, with protein MLYLWPHIYSFISSKIKKTRYEKLGKSSQIRLINQLRESVEYFSKNKIGALITIENNDNIDNLRTDGVVLNSNISSSLLIAIFNKTSPLHDGAVVIRDNKIYYAATFYKITRKSVDPKYGSRHRAAMGISEQCDATTVVVSEEDGSIKILKGSIIQPVKLEQFQEQLIKYLKEQ; from the coding sequence ATGCTTTATTTATGACCACATATTTATAGTTTTATTTCTTCTAAAATTAAAAAGACTAGATACGAGAAACTCGGTAAAAGTAGTCAAATTCGTTTAATTAACCAATTAAGAGAAAGCGTTGAATATTTCTCTAAAAATAAAATCGGTGCTTTAATAACAATTGAAAATAATGATAATATTGATAACTTAAGAACCGATGGAGTTGTACTTAATTCTAATATCTCAAGTTCACTATTGATTGCTATTTTTAATAAAACAAGTCCATTACATGATGGAGCTGTAGTTATTAGAGATAATAAAATTTATTATGCTGCTACATTTTATAAAATAACACGTAAAAGTGTTGATCCGAAATATGGTTCACGTCATCGTGCAGCCATGGGTATTTCAGAGCAATGTGATGCTACCACAGTTGTTGTTTCTGAAGAAGATGGAAGTATTAAGATTTTAAAAGGAAGCATTATACAACCTGTTAAATTAGAACAATTCCAAGAGCAATTAATTAAATACTTGAAAGAACAATAA
- the mgtE gene encoding magnesium transporter, with product MEFTEIDKALLLDKLSALIKDKKIIAVRELCEDYPYADFAEALESLSIEEQLYVLRVLKTTEAAEVFSYLDDDTKVKLAKSFTEEWGMKILQDLESDELVDVLEDLPVNFTKKILSQTPDDKRAKLNNLLSYDDEHVGSIMSVDLSVLNDTWTAKKAIRKIKKDYKSNIQLSHNFYITDENGFLIGDITLEELVFADDENETLDELYNAVATVHPYDNKEEAANIFADHDRSTLPVVSADNRLIGMISSDDVIDVIQEQATEDMYKLAGINPEAAEENYLKTRITQIVKSRVVWLIILMISATFSQYIIQQFSNISENFITGLGITVSTGIIVGLIPIISGSAGNAGSQSSTTITRASALGEIEHKDIWKVIRKEISVGALIGMILFIVNVARLYIYFAIPSFRDNGDGTQADWGPISFIIIASSISLFVVVIFAKFLGTIIPLVAIKFKKDPAVMSAPILATLSDAISTLIFFGLNIGVLAAAHALNWI from the coding sequence ATGGAATTTACAGAAATTGATAAAGCATTATTACTTGATAAGCTATCCGCTTTAATCAAAGATAAAAAAATTATTGCTGTTCGGGAATTGTGCGAAGACTATCCTTATGCCGACTTTGCTGAAGCTTTAGAATCCTTAAGTATTGAAGAACAACTTTATGTTCTTAGAGTACTTAAGACAACTGAAGCCGCTGAAGTATTTTCATATTTAGATGATGATACTAAAGTAAAACTAGCAAAATCATTTACTGAAGAATGAGGAATGAAAATTCTTCAAGATTTGGAAAGTGATGAACTAGTTGACGTTTTAGAGGATCTTCCAGTTAACTTTACTAAAAAAATACTTTCTCAAACACCAGATGATAAAAGAGCAAAATTAAATAACTTACTTTCTTATGATGATGAACATGTTGGAAGCATTATGTCAGTTGACCTTTCTGTTCTTAACGATACATGAACTGCTAAAAAAGCCATAAGAAAGATCAAAAAAGACTATAAAAGTAATATCCAACTTAGTCACAACTTTTATATCACTGATGAAAATGGATTTTTAATCGGTGATATAACACTTGAAGAATTAGTTTTCGCTGATGATGAAAATGAAACATTAGATGAATTATATAATGCTGTTGCAACAGTTCATCCATATGACAACAAAGAAGAAGCAGCTAATATCTTTGCTGATCACGATAGATCTACATTACCTGTTGTATCAGCTGATAATAGATTAATTGGGATGATATCATCAGATGATGTTATTGACGTTATTCAAGAACAAGCAACTGAAGATATGTATAAGCTAGCTGGTATTAATCCAGAAGCTGCTGAAGAAAACTATTTAAAAACTAGAATAACTCAAATTGTTAAATCACGTGTTGTTTGATTAATTATATTGATGATATCAGCTACATTTTCACAATATATTATTCAACAATTCTCTAATATTTCAGAAAACTTTATTACTGGATTAGGTATAACTGTTTCAACTGGTATTATAGTTGGTTTAATACCGATAATTTCAGGTTCAGCAGGTAATGCCGGATCACAAAGTTCAACAACCATAACTCGTGCTAGTGCACTAGGAGAAATTGAACATAAAGACATTTGAAAAGTTATACGAAAAGAAATAAGTGTTGGGGCATTAATTGGAATGATATTATTCATAGTTAATGTTGCTAGATTGTATATTTATTTTGCAATACCTAGTTTTAGAGATAATGGCGATGGAACACAAGCTGACTGAGGACCAATATCATTTATTATTATAGCTAGCTCTATATCACTATTTGTAGTAGTTATTTTTGCCAAATTTTTAGGAACAATTATTCCACTTGTAGCAATTAAATTTAAGAAAGATCCAGCTGTTATGTCTGCTCCTATTTTAGCCACATTAAGTGATGCTATATCAACACTAATATTTTTTGGATTAAATATTGGTGTTCTTGCAGCAGCTCATGCGTTAAATTGGATATAA
- a CDS encoding variable surface lipoprotein, giving the protein MKFKKILLSMGSIATITAPILAVACNDTTEKDNQIKKLQDDLAAKTTELNTITSQLSSKTTELTTKVEEAKKALADLAAKQKEYETLKAQADAKKTEAESLKTQKSQSDDKVTKLSKDLDAKNKEIEKAKKDLEAKQSQYDNLMQEVNVRKAQLQNLIKEKSEADLKVAQLQKDLEAKEAKVAELEKTLESKNSELSTLQTNLKQAQDKIKLLDTLNDSLSKDLKQVKDKISDNLDKTAEELAKLSSENQNEEETKAKIKEAAKAIKDNEEKLKVLVSNILSEAILLKDVYSDVNEFNEVFAKLNTAEDEEETAAEDNLALKVQLYKIREAHKNEQVPASTITRLKADKTQIENWLQSEEDTETKQKLQALLVKFEEATKDGANVTREQAANLILEYISI; this is encoded by the coding sequence ATGAAATTTAAAAAAATATTATTATCTATGGGATCAATTGCAACCATTACAGCTCCTATTTTAGCTGTTGCATGTAATGATACTACTGAAAAAGATAATCAAATTAAAAAACTACAAGATGATTTAGCAGCTAAAACAACTGAATTAAACACTATAACAAGTCAATTATCAAGCAAAACTACAGAATTAACTACTAAAGTCGAAGAAGCTAAAAAAGCTCTTGCTGATTTAGCAGCTAAACAAAAAGAATATGAGACTCTTAAAGCTCAAGCAGATGCTAAAAAAACAGAAGCTGAATCATTAAAAACACAAAAATCACAATCTGATGATAAAGTAACTAAATTAAGTAAAGATCTAGATGCTAAAAATAAAGAAATTGAAAAAGCTAAGAAAGATTTAGAAGCTAAACAAAGTCAATATGATAATTTAATGCAAGAAGTTAATGTTAGAAAAGCTCAACTTCAAAATTTAATTAAAGAAAAAAGTGAAGCTGATTTAAAAGTTGCTCAATTACAAAAAGATTTAGAAGCAAAAGAAGCAAAAGTAGCTGAATTAGAAAAAACTCTTGAATCTAAGAATTCTGAATTATCAACTTTACAAACAAACTTAAAACAAGCACAAGATAAAATTAAATTATTAGATACATTAAATGATTCATTATCAAAAGATTTAAAACAAGTAAAAGATAAAATTTCAGACAACTTAGATAAAACAGCTGAAGAATTAGCTAAATTATCTTCTGAAAATCAAAATGAAGAAGAAACTAAAGCTAAAATAAAAGAAGCTGCCAAAGCAATTAAAGATAATGAAGAAAAACTTAAAGTTTTAGTTTCTAATATTCTTTCAGAAGCTATTTTATTAAAAGATGTTTATTCAGATGTAAACGAATTTAATGAAGTTTTTGCTAAACTAAATACTGCTGAAGATGAAGAAGAAACAGCTGCTGAAGACAATTTAGCTTTAAAAGTTCAACTTTATAAAATTCGTGAAGCACACAAAAATGAACAAGTACCTGCTTCAACAATTACAAGATTAAAAGCTGATAAAACACAAATTGAAAACTGACTTCAATCAGAAGAAGATACTGAAACTAAACAAAAACTTCAAGCTCTTCTAGTTAAATTTGAAGAAGCAACTAAAGACGGTGCTAATGTTACTAGAGAACAAGCTGCTAATTTAATATTAGAATACATTTCTATATAA
- the pgsA gene encoding CDP-diacylglycerol--glycerol-3-phosphate 3-phosphatidyltransferase → MSLKNMNKPNKLTLIRLLLLIPVFLLMIASYYTMSQGNEFGGNIAVVSLANTGYKVGFTVVNVAIVILFVIAMITDFFDGRIARKNNLVTDFGIVWDPIADKAMTNLVLIYFGVINVLPFWAVALFILRDIIVDGVRMFIAKVGGSVAAGKLGKIKTLVLSIGIVVTFLIIIWLPYTNFATQYGFMYLINLPIYVALILSIISGVMYVVSASKKMKQNSKTTVKK, encoded by the coding sequence ATGAGTTTGAAAAACATGAACAAACCCAACAAATTGACTCTAATTAGACTATTGTTATTAATACCAGTATTTCTATTAATGATTGCTAGTTATTATACAATGTCACAAGGAAATGAATTTGGTGGTAATATAGCTGTGGTATCACTAGCTAACACAGGATATAAAGTAGGATTTACAGTTGTTAATGTTGCTATTGTTATATTATTTGTTATTGCAATGATTACAGACTTTTTTGACGGAAGAATTGCAAGAAAAAATAATTTAGTCACTGACTTTGGAATAGTTTGAGATCCTATTGCTGATAAAGCTATGACTAATTTAGTGCTTATTTATTTTGGTGTAATCAATGTATTACCATTTTGAGCTGTAGCTTTATTCATTCTTAGAGACATTATTGTTGATGGTGTTAGAATGTTTATAGCTAAAGTAGGCGGAAGTGTTGCTGCTGGTAAATTAGGTAAAATTAAAACATTAGTTTTATCAATCGGTATTGTTGTAACGTTCCTAATCATTATCTGATTACCATATACAAATTTTGCTACTCAATATGGATTTATGTACTTAATTAACTTACCTATTTATGTAGCATTAATTTTAAGTATTATTTCAGGTGTAATGTATGTAGTTTCAGCATCTAAAAAAATGAAACAAAATTCAAAAACAACAGTTAAAAAATAA
- a CDS encoding DegV family protein — protein MKKLGIILDSFCGLYEKEAHEMNFKFIPLQVDIDGEVYQDGLSDKIEVLNKMSEAKSLKTSSPKLEIINNVVKEASEQYDEVIYLGIHPALSSTSNHVRTVANEYKNVYVFENHWSGYQLVNAAKYALKLRKEGLDLKEIFTELQKIDTQSATYLVPFDMKYMIQGGRLHGVKKFIMTTIKMIPILEYTYEGKVTPVFLKRTSSGAITKAMEKAYYFPDDVTQYEFNWMHGTSQQVNDEVIKMAKDLDITLAHEQITSSVIAIHTGPEAFAITVMPKLNLD, from the coding sequence ATGAAAAAACTAGGAATTATATTAGACTCATTTTGTGGTTTGTATGAAAAAGAAGCACATGAAATGAATTTTAAATTTATCCCATTACAAGTGGATATTGATGGAGAAGTATACCAAGATGGTTTAAGTGATAAGATTGAAGTTTTAAATAAAATGTCGGAAGCTAAATCATTAAAAACTTCAAGTCCAAAATTAGAAATCATTAATAATGTTGTAAAAGAAGCAAGTGAACAATACGATGAAGTTATTTATTTGGGAATTCATCCAGCTTTATCTTCAACATCTAATCATGTTAGAACAGTAGCGAATGAATATAAAAATGTTTATGTATTTGAAAATCATTGAAGTGGATATCAATTAGTGAATGCTGCAAAATATGCGTTAAAACTTCGTAAAGAAGGATTGGATTTAAAAGAAATCTTTACTGAATTACAAAAAATTGATACACAATCAGCAACATATCTTGTTCCTTTTGATATGAAATACATGATTCAAGGTGGAAGATTACATGGTGTTAAAAAATTCATCATGACTACAATTAAAATGATACCTATTTTAGAATATACATATGAAGGCAAAGTAACTCCTGTATTTCTAAAAAGAACATCATCAGGAGCAATTACTAAAGCAATGGAAAAAGCTTATTATTTCCCTGATGATGTAACTCAATATGAATTTAATTGAATGCATGGTACTTCACAACAAGTGAATGATGAAGTAATCAAAATGGCTAAAGATTTAGATATCACTCTTGCTCATGAACAAATTACATCTAGTGTAATAGCAATTCATACCGGTCCTGAAGCTTTTGCTATTACCGTAATGCCTAAATTAAATCTAGACTAA